One genomic window of Myxococcus stipitatus includes the following:
- a CDS encoding porin family protein: MTAKGRWVAVATLALMATGSASAQERKDDKRGDVNVFLRGGLGDYTGNLGDFTDTGPAWGLTLNVQPTTFLGIELGYEGSRNGIADDRLLGDGPALVRQGGSALVKLSPPMLTAVRPFVGAGLGISYVDVRGAGEGLWDSDTMQELPLAAGLEFNSGALTAGVRATWRLLLNDGFADGALDEDSDGGLLDASLTLGARF, translated from the coding sequence ATGACTGCGAAAGGACGCTGGGTCGCCGTGGCGACCCTCGCGCTGATGGCCACCGGTTCGGCCTCGGCGCAGGAACGCAAGGATGACAAGCGAGGGGACGTCAACGTCTTCCTGCGCGGCGGGCTCGGCGACTACACGGGCAACCTGGGGGATTTCACCGACACCGGCCCCGCGTGGGGACTGACACTCAACGTGCAGCCCACCACGTTCCTGGGTATCGAACTGGGGTACGAGGGCTCGCGCAACGGCATCGCCGATGACCGGCTGCTGGGGGACGGCCCGGCGCTCGTGCGCCAGGGTGGCAGCGCCCTGGTGAAGCTCTCCCCGCCCATGCTGACGGCCGTGCGGCCCTTCGTCGGCGCGGGCCTGGGCATCTCCTACGTCGACGTGCGCGGCGCGGGCGAGGGCCTGTGGGACTCGGACACCATGCAGGAGCTGCCGTTGGCGGCCGGCCTCGAGTTCAACAGCGGGGCGCTCACCGCGGGCGTCCGGGCCACCTGGCGGCTGCTGCTCAACGACGGCTTCGCCGACGGCGCGCTCGACGAGGACTCGGACGGCGGCCTGCTGGACGCCTCGCTGACGCTGGGGGCGCGCTTCTAG
- the secF gene encoding protein translocase subunit SecF produces the protein MQILKKKTNIDFIGKRKPAVFISTIVNLAIIVGIATVGFNFGVDFAGGTVVELKFNHPVTAAEVRERAEKGGLHDVSVQNIGGEADNSFLLRLGGVTQLNEANADKAKQAIQALGNIRNVYADLANGIVNFRSASPLAPETIKKAVEDSGTGVQEVRVLGENQGGGGVDYQVVASGMADKVHSALGAGLEKPDFEQRRVDYVGPQVGKQLRNRGVMALLYAMVAILIYVAFRFDFKFGPGALLAMLHDVIMVAGYYLVSRREFGLTAIAALLTIVGYSVNDTIVIYDRIREDMAKYKGKPLAEVINIAINDTLGRTILTSGTTALSLIGLLVFGVGEIFDFAMAMLVGILVGTYSSVYIASPLTIWLDERAAAKEARQRGGDIKHEPKTA, from the coding sequence ATGCAGATCCTCAAGAAGAAGACGAACATCGACTTCATCGGCAAGCGCAAGCCGGCCGTGTTCATCTCCACCATCGTCAACCTCGCCATCATCGTGGGTATCGCGACGGTGGGGTTCAACTTCGGCGTCGACTTCGCCGGCGGCACGGTGGTGGAGCTGAAGTTCAACCACCCGGTGACCGCGGCGGAGGTGCGTGAGCGCGCGGAGAAGGGTGGCCTGCACGACGTGAGCGTGCAGAACATCGGCGGCGAGGCGGACAACTCGTTCCTGCTGCGCCTGGGCGGCGTCACGCAGCTGAACGAGGCGAACGCGGACAAGGCGAAGCAGGCCATCCAGGCCCTGGGCAACATCCGCAACGTGTACGCGGACCTGGCCAACGGCATCGTGAACTTCCGCTCGGCCAGCCCGCTGGCCCCGGAGACCATCAAGAAGGCCGTGGAGGACTCCGGCACCGGCGTGCAGGAGGTCCGCGTCCTGGGCGAGAACCAGGGCGGCGGGGGCGTCGACTACCAGGTCGTCGCCAGCGGCATGGCGGACAAGGTGCACTCCGCGCTGGGCGCGGGCCTGGAGAAGCCGGACTTCGAGCAGCGCCGCGTGGACTACGTGGGCCCGCAGGTGGGCAAGCAGCTGCGCAACCGCGGCGTCATGGCGCTGCTGTACGCGATGGTGGCCATCCTCATCTACGTGGCGTTCCGGTTCGACTTCAAGTTCGGCCCGGGCGCGCTGCTGGCCATGCTCCACGACGTCATCATGGTCGCCGGCTACTACCTGGTGAGCCGCCGCGAGTTCGGCCTCACGGCCATCGCCGCGCTGCTGACCATCGTCGGCTACTCCGTCAACGACACCATCGTCATCTACGACCGCATCCGCGAGGACATGGCCAAGTACAAGGGCAAGCCGCTGGCGGAGGTCATCAACATCGCCATCAACGACACCCTGGGCCGCACCATCCTCACCTCCGGCACCACGGCGCTGTCGCTCATCGGCCTGCTCGTCTTCGGGGTGGGGGAGATCTTCGACTTCGCCATGGCGATGCTCGTGGGCATCCTCGTGGGCACGTACTCGTCGGTGTACATCGCCAGCCCGCTCACCATCTGGCTGGACGAGCGCGCCGCGGCCAAGGAGGCCCGGCAGCGCGGCGGCGACATCAAGCACGAGCCGAAGACGGCATGA
- the yajC gene encoding preprotein translocase subunit YajC produces MAESFLMLAQAGGGSSPFQTLALLVGLVAIMYFVMIRPQQKQMKEHRNLLASLKKGDEVVTAGGILGKIHLVEERAVLVEVASGVRIRVLKTSISAKGTVAEGAQAAPAEEKKDEKKKEEK; encoded by the coding sequence GTGGCTGAGAGCTTTTTGATGCTGGCGCAGGCCGGGGGCGGGTCCAGCCCGTTTCAAACCCTGGCGCTGCTCGTGGGACTGGTGGCGATCATGTACTTCGTCATGATCCGCCCCCAGCAGAAGCAGATGAAGGAGCACCGCAACCTGCTCGCTTCGCTCAAGAAGGGGGATGAGGTCGTCACCGCGGGAGGAATCCTCGGGAAGATCCACCTCGTCGAGGAGCGGGCGGTGCTGGTGGAGGTCGCCAGCGGCGTGCGCATCCGGGTGCTCAAGACGTCCATCAGTGCCAAGGGCACGGTGGCCGAAGGCGCGCAGGCGGCGCCCGCCGAAGAGAAGAAGGACGAGAAGAAGAAGGAGGAGAAGTAA
- the secD gene encoding protein translocase subunit SecD yields the protein MDRGWWWKFGMIVAVTLGTLWFLIPTYYSLVVMDRDQRNNLALLQERLPKWAPSAKYRLNLGLDLQGGIHMVMRVDTKTALQKRTERRGQQIATYVADKKLGEVTADTDPEKLQLTLTAKDPATMDAIEKDVLAMYGDFKLVSRDGAKLVLAPDESQTNRFREEAVDQAMLVIRRRIDKWGVAEVDVRKLGTDSIQISLPGRSNPEQAKELVGTTAQLEFRMVDDSNPRFFAQMFQTTPPPAGSDITLTEEGGFPQLQSSSREALLDYTKDKVPENRVVLTECMANPVKKNECSSYRTFLLDKNVPLTGESLAGADASVSQMNEPEVNIAFDASGAREFEKLTEAGVGRRMAIVLDDNVHTAPNINEKISGGRARITMGRMGARSFNEWLGEAQTLALVLKAGALPAPVTVGEIRQVGASLGDELIKKGSLAALMGLGLVVAFMALYYRKAGLIADIALILNGLLILAGLAFFNATLTLPGIAGFVLTLGIAVDANVLINERIREELSHGKSAKAAVDQGYDRAFWTIFDAHVTALIAGFILFFTGTGPVRGFATTLIVGLLASLFTSIVVTRVIMTYFVHGRNAQSVSV from the coding sequence ATGGACCGCGGCTGGTGGTGGAAGTTCGGAATGATTGTCGCGGTGACGCTGGGGACCCTCTGGTTCCTCATCCCGACGTATTACTCGCTGGTGGTCATGGACCGTGACCAGCGCAACAACCTGGCGCTGCTGCAGGAGCGGCTGCCGAAGTGGGCGCCCTCCGCGAAGTACCGGCTCAACCTGGGCCTGGACCTTCAGGGCGGCATCCACATGGTGATGCGCGTGGACACCAAGACGGCGCTCCAGAAGCGGACCGAGCGCCGGGGCCAGCAGATCGCCACGTACGTCGCCGACAAGAAGCTCGGCGAGGTCACGGCGGATACGGATCCGGAGAAGCTCCAGCTCACCCTGACCGCGAAGGACCCGGCGACCATGGACGCCATCGAGAAGGACGTCCTGGCCATGTACGGGGACTTCAAGCTCGTCAGCCGCGATGGCGCGAAGCTGGTGCTCGCGCCGGACGAGTCCCAGACGAACCGCTTCCGCGAGGAGGCCGTGGACCAGGCCATGCTCGTCATCCGCCGCCGCATCGACAAGTGGGGCGTGGCGGAGGTGGACGTGCGCAAGCTGGGCACCGACTCCATCCAGATCTCCCTGCCGGGCCGCAGCAACCCGGAGCAGGCCAAGGAGCTGGTGGGCACCACCGCGCAGCTGGAGTTCCGGATGGTGGATGACTCCAACCCCCGGTTCTTCGCGCAGATGTTCCAGACCACGCCGCCGCCGGCCGGCAGCGACATCACGCTGACGGAGGAGGGCGGCTTCCCGCAGCTGCAGTCCTCGTCGCGCGAGGCGCTGCTGGACTACACCAAGGACAAGGTCCCGGAGAACCGCGTCGTCCTCACCGAGTGCATGGCCAACCCGGTGAAGAAGAACGAGTGCTCCTCCTACCGCACGTTCCTCCTGGACAAGAACGTCCCGCTGACGGGCGAGAGCCTGGCGGGCGCGGACGCGTCCGTCAGCCAGATGAACGAGCCCGAGGTCAACATCGCGTTCGACGCGTCCGGTGCGCGCGAGTTCGAGAAGCTGACCGAGGCGGGCGTGGGCCGTCGCATGGCCATCGTGCTGGACGACAACGTCCACACCGCGCCGAACATCAACGAGAAGATCTCCGGCGGCCGGGCCCGCATCACCATGGGCCGCATGGGCGCGCGCAGCTTCAACGAGTGGCTGGGCGAGGCGCAGACGCTGGCGCTGGTGCTCAAGGCGGGCGCGCTGCCCGCGCCGGTGACGGTGGGCGAGATTCGTCAGGTGGGCGCGAGCCTGGGTGACGAGCTCATCAAGAAGGGCAGCCTGGCGGCGCTGATGGGCCTGGGGCTGGTGGTGGCCTTCATGGCCCTCTACTACCGCAAGGCGGGCCTCATCGCGGACATCGCCCTCATCCTCAACGGTCTGCTCATCCTGGCGGGCCTGGCGTTCTTCAACGCCACGCTGACGCTGCCGGGCATCGCCGGCTTCGTGCTGACGCTGGGCATCGCGGTGGACGCCAACGTGCTCATCAACGAGCGCATCCGCGAGGAGCTCAGCCACGGCAAGAGCGCCAAGGCGGCGGTGGACCAGGGGTACGATCGCGCCTTCTGGACCATCTTCGACGCGCACGTGACGGCGCTCATCGCCGGCTTCATCCTGTTCTTCACGGGAACCGGGCCGGTGCGGGGCTTCGCCACGACGCTCATCGTCGGGCTGCTGGCATCGCTGTTCACGTCCATCGTGGTGACGCGCGTCATCATGACCTACTTCGTCCACGGCCGTAACGCGCAGTCGGTGTCGGTCTGA